One region of Duncaniella freteri genomic DNA includes:
- the nuoL gene encoding NADH-quinone oxidoreductase subunit L gives MDITIPVLILAIPFFMFLLLGLAGVKMSHKMAGTLGTIGMGTVLVLSYYTAFTYWFSGAPEFIDGTTRLQYTVFNQTWLQFTPALAIKIGFLLDPISALMLVVIPTISFMVHVYSLGYMHGEKGFQRYYAFLSLFSFSMLGLVVATNIFQMYIFWELVGASSFLLIGFFYTLPSAVAACKKAFIVTRFADLGFLIGILILSFYTEQLDFLPMTQNPQAVFESFGGATFMGASVLTWALVLIFTGGMGKSAMLPLHIWLPDAMEGPTPVSALIHAATMVVAGVYLVARLFPLYMLEDAALTFITVVGAITAFYAACVACAQIDIKRILAFSTISQIAFMMVALGVASKYGEAIHEGLGYMASMFHLFTHAMFKALLFLGAGSLIHAVHSNNYTAMGGLRKYMPITHITFLIGCLAIAGIWPFAGFFSKDEILTACFANSTFWGIWMMIVAAMTAFYMFRMYFLIFWWDNPDYEARVKEQEAHGHHASMPHESPFTMAFPLVFLAIVSCVAGWVPFGELVTFDGHEYHIHIDWSIASMSMGVAILAIAFAAWLYMKKNDKPARMADSCRWLWTAANRRFYWDEIYLWITRKVIFDSICKPIAWFDRHIIDGTMDGFAYVTNVASGAIKGLQSGKVQMYVWWFLIGAVLLGVIAAVCVL, from the coding sequence ATGGATATAACAATTCCTGTACTTATATTGGCTATTCCGTTCTTCATGTTCCTCTTGTTGGGACTTGCAGGCGTGAAGATGAGCCACAAGATGGCCGGCACGCTCGGCACTATCGGCATGGGCACAGTGCTTGTCCTGTCATATTACACTGCGTTCACATATTGGTTCTCCGGTGCTCCTGAATTCATTGACGGTACTACGCGTCTTCAGTACACTGTGTTCAATCAGACTTGGTTGCAGTTCACTCCTGCTCTTGCCATCAAGATAGGTTTCCTTCTTGACCCAATCTCGGCATTGATGCTTGTAGTCATCCCTACCATTTCATTTATGGTACATGTCTATTCGCTCGGCTATATGCATGGAGAGAAAGGCTTCCAGCGTTATTACGCTTTCCTGTCGCTGTTCAGTTTCTCGATGCTTGGTCTGGTTGTCGCCACCAATATCTTCCAGATGTATATATTCTGGGAGCTTGTGGGAGCTTCATCATTCCTTCTCATCGGATTCTTCTACACATTGCCCAGTGCAGTTGCGGCTTGTAAGAAGGCGTTTATCGTCACTCGTTTTGCCGACCTCGGTTTCCTTATAGGTATCCTTATCCTCTCGTTCTATACCGAACAGCTCGATTTCCTCCCGATGACACAGAATCCTCAGGCTGTGTTCGAGTCATTCGGCGGAGCTACATTCATGGGGGCTTCTGTCCTCACATGGGCGTTGGTTCTCATATTCACCGGAGGTATGGGTAAGTCGGCAATGCTTCCTCTTCACATTTGGCTCCCCGATGCGATGGAGGGTCCTACCCCAGTGTCGGCACTCATTCACGCTGCTACCATGGTGGTCGCAGGTGTTTATCTCGTCGCTCGACTCTTTCCGCTGTACATGCTTGAGGATGCTGCGCTGACATTCATCACTGTTGTCGGAGCTATCACGGCATTCTATGCAGCTTGTGTGGCATGTGCACAGATCGATATCAAGCGTATCCTCGCGTTCTCCACTATTTCGCAGATTGCGTTCATGATGGTGGCTCTTGGTGTTGCCTCCAAATATGGCGAGGCTATCCATGAGGGTCTCGGATACATGGCATCAATGTTCCATCTGTTCACTCATGCGATGTTCAAGGCACTCCTTTTCCTTGGAGCCGGTTCGCTCATCCATGCGGTTCACTCCAACAATTATACAGCCATGGGCGGTCTGCGTAAGTATATGCCCATCACCCATATCACATTCCTCATCGGCTGTCTCGCTATTGCAGGCATCTGGCCTTTTGCCGGATTCTTCTCAAAGGATGAGATTCTTACAGCATGCTTTGCCAACAGTACTTTCTGGGGAATCTGGATGATGATTGTTGCCGCTATGACAGCGTTCTACATGTTCCGTATGTACTTCCTTATCTTCTGGTGGGACAATCCCGACTATGAAGCACGAGTGAAGGAGCAGGAAGCCCACGGTCATCATGCCTCCATGCCTCATGAGTCGCCTTTCACAATGGCTTTCCCATTGGTGTTCCTTGCCATTGTATCCTGTGTGGCAGGTTGGGTGCCCTTCGGTGAGCTCGTTACTTTTGACGGTCATGAGTATCATATCCATATCGACTGGTCTATTGCAAGCATGAGTATGGGTGTGGCTATCCTTGCCATAGCATTTGCTGCATGGCTGTATATGAAGAAGAACGACAAGCCTGCGCGTATGGCTGATTCCTGCCGCTGGCTCTGGACTGCTGCCAACCGTCGTTTCTATTGGGATGAGATCTATCTTTGGATCACTCGTAAGGTTATCTTCGATAGCATCTGTAAGCCTATCGCATGGTTTGACCGTCATATCATCGATGGCACTATGGACGGATTCGCTTATGTCACCAATGTGGCATCGGGAGCTATCAAGGGACTTCAGAGCGGAAAAGTTCAGATGTATGTGTGGTGGTTCCTTATCGGAGCAGTCCTGCTCGGTGTAATTGCCGCAGTGTGCGTGCTGTAA